In the genome of Sardina pilchardus chromosome 14, fSarPil1.1, whole genome shotgun sequence, one region contains:
- the drg1 gene encoding developmentally-regulated GTP-binding protein 1: MSLIAKIAEIENEMARTQKNKATAHHLGLLKARLAKLKRELITPKGGSGGGPGEGFDVAKTGDARIGFVGFPSVGKSTLLSNLAGVYSEVAAYEFTTLTTVPGVIRYKGAKIQLLDLPGIIEGAKDGKGRGRQVIAVARTCNLILIVLDVLKPLGHKKLIEHELEGFGIRLNKSPPNIGFKKKDKGGINFTATCAQTELDGDTVKSILSEYKIHNADVTLRCDATADDLIDVVEGNRVYIPCIYVLNKIDQISVEELDIIYKVPHCVPISAHHRWNFDDLLERIWDYLHLVRIYTKPKGQLPDYTSPVVLPDGHTTVEDFCLKIHKNLVKELKHALVWGASVKHNPQKVGREHLMEDEDVIQLVKK; encoded by the exons ATGAGTTTAATTGCGAAAATTGCAGAAATCGAGAATGAG ATGGCGAGGACCCAGAAGAACAAGGCTACGGCTCACCATCTGGGTCTGCTGAAGGCTCGCCTGGCCAAGCTGAAGAGGGAGCTCATCACCCCAAAAGGAGGAAGTGGGGGTGGCCCAGGAGAGG GTTTCGACGTGGCAAAAACGGGTGATGCCCGCATCGGGTTTGTGGGCTTCCCGTCAGTGGGCAAGTCGACGCTGCTGAGTAACCTCGCTGGTGTGTACTCGGAGGTGGCTGCCTATGAGTTCACCACCCTTACAACTGTGCCTGGTGTCATCCGTTATAAGGGTGCCAAGATCCAG ctcTTGGATCTGCCTGGTATTATTGAGGGAGCCAAAGACGGCAAAGGTAGAGGGCGACAGGTTATTGCAG tggCACGTACCTGTAACTTGATCCTGATCGTGTTGGATGTGCTGAAGCCCCTGGGCCACAAGAAGCTTATCGAGCACGAGCTGGAGGGCTTCGGGATCCGCCTAAACAAGTCTCCGCCTAACATCGGCTTCAAGAAGAAGGACAAGGGCGGCATCAACTTTACCGCCACC TGTGCTCAGACCGAGTTGGATGGTGATACGGTGAAGAGCATCCTCTCCGAGTACAAGATCCACAACGCCGACGTGACCCTGCGCTGCGACGCCACCGCAGACGACCTCATCGACGTAGTGGAGGGCAATCG GGTCTACATTCCCTGCATTTACGTGCTCAACAAGATTGACCAGATCTCTGTGGAGGAGCTCGACATCATCTACAAGGTCCCTCACTGCGTGCCCATCTCTGCTCATCACCGCTGGAACTTCGATGACCTGCTTGAGAGGATCTGGGACTACCTGCATCTAGTGCGCAT TTACACCAAGCCCAAAGGACAGCTCCCAGACTACACCTCGCCTGTGGTCCTGCCTGATGGCCACACCACAGTGGAGGACTTCTGCCTGAAGATTCACAAAAACCTGGTCAAGGAGTTAAAGCA TGCGCTGGTGTGGGGGGCGTCGGTGAAGCACAACCCGCAGAAGGTGGGGAGGGAGCATTTAATGGAGGACGAGGACGTGATCCAGCTTGTGAAGAAGTAA